A genomic stretch from Bosea sp. F3-2 includes:
- a CDS encoding HD family hydrolase, translating into MARKPEPPRAWQRMLSGRRLDLLDPSPLDIEIEDIAHGLARVARWNGQTHGAHSFSVAQHCLLVEAIAGFLNPDWGAAWRLMALLHDAPEYVIGDMISPFKVVMGDAYKSVELRLLTAIHLRFGLPATTPAMLKRKTKEADTIAAFFEATQLAGFARAEALKFFGRPQALPAEVLAWLEPLDTETAQARFLTRFAELGSGLSASDAPR; encoded by the coding sequence ATGGCCCGCAAGCCTGAACCGCCACGCGCCTGGCAGCGCATGCTCTCGGGCCGCCGGCTCGACCTGCTCGACCCCTCTCCGCTCGACATCGAGATCGAGGACATCGCGCATGGCCTCGCCCGCGTCGCCCGCTGGAACGGGCAGACTCACGGCGCTCATTCCTTTTCGGTGGCGCAGCATTGCCTGCTGGTCGAGGCGATCGCAGGCTTCCTGAATCCGGACTGGGGCGCTGCCTGGCGTCTGATGGCGCTGCTGCACGATGCGCCGGAATACGTCATCGGCGACATGATCTCGCCCTTCAAGGTGGTGATGGGCGACGCCTACAAGAGCGTGGAATTGCGCCTGCTCACAGCTATCCATCTACGCTTCGGCTTGCCTGCGACGACACCGGCCATGCTGAAGCGCAAGACGAAGGAGGCCGACACCATCGCCGCCTTCTTCGAGGCGACGCAACTCGCCGGTTTCGCCCGCGCGGAGGCGCTGAAATTCTTCGGCCGGCCGCAGGCGCTGCCGGCCGAGGTCCTCGCCTGGCTGGAACCGCTCGACACCGAGACGGCGCAAGCGCGCTTCCTGACGCGCTTCGCCGAACTCGGCAGCGGGCTCAGTGCGTCAGACGCACCGCGCTGA
- a CDS encoding DNA-3-methyladenine glycosylase I, translating to MSEASILSEERIAIEGPDGKFRCRWPGTDPLYLAYHDTEWGVPEYDSRALWEKLILDGFQAGLSWITILRKRDAFRAGFADFEPEMVARFGEAEVLRLLADPGIIRHRGKIEGTIRNARAYLNISEREPFADFLWKHLDGRVLQNSFRTQGEVPAETKVSQAMSKELKKAGFTFCGPTIVYAFMQACGLVNDHLTGCFRYTECAELARDSRPAA from the coding sequence ATGAGCGAGGCAAGTATCTTGAGCGAGGAACGCATCGCGATCGAAGGGCCGGACGGCAAGTTCCGCTGCCGCTGGCCGGGCACGGACCCGCTCTATCTCGCCTATCACGACACCGAATGGGGCGTGCCGGAATATGATTCCCGCGCGCTCTGGGAAAAGCTGATCCTCGACGGCTTCCAGGCCGGCCTCTCCTGGATCACGATCCTGCGCAAGCGCGATGCCTTCCGCGCCGGCTTCGCCGATTTCGAGCCGGAGATGGTCGCGCGTTTCGGCGAAGCCGAGGTCCTGCGCCTGCTCGCCGATCCCGGGATCATCCGCCATCGCGGCAAGATCGAAGGCACGATTCGCAACGCCCGGGCCTATCTGAACATCAGCGAGCGCGAGCCCTTCGCCGATTTCCTCTGGAAGCATCTCGACGGGCGCGTGCTGCAGAACAGTTTCCGCACCCAGGGCGAGGTGCCGGCCGAGACCAAGGTCTCGCAGGCGATGTCGAAGGAATTGAAGAAGGCGGGATTCACCTTCTGCGGCCCGACCATCGTCTATGCTTTCATGCAGGCCTGCGGGCTGGTCAACGACCACCTCACCGGCTGCTTCCGCTACACGGAATGCGCTGAATTGGCGCGCGACTCCCGCCCTGCCGCCTGA
- a CDS encoding pilus assembly protein: protein MVKLAFVSEMMRRFRRDQRGNVLVMAGFLTVPVIGIVGVTVDYSRASNARQALSSAIDSASLMAARDAQKLTDAQLRDRIDSWIRDNLPASAKKEFTGASVVIDRTARTIKISANANVETTVGRVVGSQYIPVASNSQSTWGTNKIELALVLDNTGSMSNSEKMTNLKAASKDLINIMKDAAIETDQIRISIVPFNTQVRIARTFKDQEWIRYGLTRRVNCDKWGNNCTTQTMTKTTWAQSAQGCIADRDQNYDTTDGGSYAASAQQYPAFWCSQSTLAETLPLTSDWTALTNRIDAMTPVGNTNVTIGAVWGWATLSPSAPFMEAKPATEPRLKKYMILLTDGDNTQNRFTTTQSEIDSRTRLACQNIKGAGINLYTIRVIDGNAALLKECASKPEMYYEVTSASQLSPIFKTIANEISAVRLTH from the coding sequence ATGGTCAAGCTCGCTTTCGTTTCGGAAATGATGCGGCGGTTCCGCCGCGACCAGCGTGGCAACGTGCTGGTCATGGCTGGCTTCCTGACCGTTCCGGTGATCGGCATCGTCGGCGTCACCGTCGATTACTCCCGCGCCAGCAACGCCCGCCAGGCGCTGAGTTCGGCGATCGACTCCGCCTCGCTGATGGCGGCGCGCGACGCACAGAAGCTGACCGACGCGCAACTCAGGGATCGCATCGATTCCTGGATCCGTGACAACCTTCCGGCGAGCGCGAAGAAAGAGTTCACCGGCGCGTCCGTGGTGATCGACCGCACGGCGCGGACGATCAAGATTTCGGCGAACGCCAATGTCGAGACGACGGTCGGGCGAGTAGTCGGCTCTCAGTACATCCCCGTCGCCAGCAACAGCCAATCGACCTGGGGAACCAACAAGATCGAGCTCGCGCTCGTGCTCGACAATACCGGGTCGATGTCAAATTCAGAAAAGATGACCAATCTGAAGGCGGCGTCCAAAGATCTGATCAACATCATGAAGGATGCTGCAATCGAGACGGACCAGATCAGGATCTCGATTGTTCCGTTTAATACGCAGGTTCGCATTGCGAGGACCTTCAAGGACCAAGAGTGGATTCGATATGGGCTGACGCGCAGGGTCAACTGCGACAAGTGGGGCAACAACTGCACGACCCAGACCATGACCAAGACGACTTGGGCGCAGTCGGCTCAGGGCTGCATCGCCGATCGCGATCAGAACTACGACACCACAGATGGCGGCTCGTACGCGGCGAGCGCGCAGCAATATCCCGCCTTCTGGTGCAGCCAGTCGACACTCGCAGAGACCCTGCCGCTGACTTCCGACTGGACCGCGCTGACCAATCGCATCGATGCCATGACCCCGGTGGGCAATACGAACGTCACGATCGGCGCCGTCTGGGGCTGGGCGACATTGTCGCCAAGCGCTCCGTTCATGGAAGCGAAGCCAGCAACAGAGCCGCGTCTGAAGAAGTATATGATCCTGTTGACCGATGGCGACAATACGCAAAATCGCTTCACTACGACTCAAAGCGAGATCGACAGCCGCACGAGACTCGCTTGTCAAAATATCAAGGGAGCCGGCATCAATCTCTATACGATCCGTGTGATTGACGGTAACGCGGCGCTGCTCAAGGAATGCGCCAGCAAGCCGGAGATGTACTACGAGGTGACGAGCGCCTCGCAGCTCAGCCCGATCTTCAAGACGATCGCCAACGAGATCAGCGCGGTGCGTCTGACGCACTGA
- a CDS encoding folate-binding protein YgfZ: MSATRLIDRGVIRVSGENARDFLQNIVTNEMDEVTPERAGYGALLTPQGKIICDFFIIALPAEDGGGFLLDAPLLQTADLMKRLKLYKLRAKVALEDLTEKSVVLASADGAPLPEHAGFIYDDPRLPALGQRAIADAEGIDDLVTATPDAYHARRIALGVPAGGRDFPYGDTFPHEALLDQLGGVSFKKGCYIGQEVVSRMQHRGTARTRVVPIVFDNGIVSETGVEATAGGKSLGSIGSGANGRALAMLRLDRLADALAAGTAPLGGGLAFHLAEKPAFIRFPFPGEPGFGAAAEVAL, from the coding sequence ATGTCCGCAACCCGATTGATCGATCGCGGTGTCATCCGCGTCAGCGGCGAGAACGCCCGCGACTTCCTGCAGAACATCGTCACCAATGAGATGGACGAGGTGACGCCGGAACGGGCCGGCTATGGCGCACTGCTGACGCCACAAGGCAAGATCATCTGCGATTTCTTCATCATCGCCCTGCCGGCGGAAGACGGCGGTGGCTTCCTGCTCGACGCGCCTCTCCTCCAGACCGCGGATCTGATGAAACGCCTGAAGCTCTACAAGCTGCGCGCCAAGGTCGCTCTGGAAGACCTCACCGAGAAGAGCGTAGTGCTCGCTTCCGCGGATGGCGCACCGCTGCCGGAGCATGCCGGCTTCATCTATGACGACCCGCGCCTGCCTGCGCTTGGTCAGCGGGCCATCGCCGATGCCGAGGGCATCGACGATCTCGTCACGGCAACGCCCGATGCCTACCACGCCCGCCGCATCGCGCTCGGCGTGCCCGCAGGCGGCCGTGATTTCCCTTATGGCGACACCTTCCCGCACGAGGCGCTGCTCGACCAGCTCGGCGGCGTCTCCTTCAAGAAGGGCTGCTATATCGGCCAGGAGGTCGTTTCCCGCATGCAGCATCGCGGCACCGCCCGCACCCGCGTCGTGCCCATCGTCTTTGACAACGGCATCGTCTCCGAGACCGGCGTTGAGGCAACGGCAGGCGGCAAGTCGCTCGGCAGCATCGGCTCCGGCGCGAACGGCCGGGCCCTCGCCATGCTCCGCCTCGACCGGCTGGCGGATGCGCTTGCCGCCGGCACCGCGCCGCTCGGCGGCGGGCTTGCCTTCCATCTCGCCGAGAAGCCCGCCTTCATCCGCTTCCCCTTCCCCGGCGAGCCGGGCTTCGGAGCCGCCGCAGAGGTCGCCCTATGA
- a CDS encoding dihydrofolate reductase family protein, with product MREIVAATFLSLDGVMQAPGGPDEDTTGGFKLGGWIVNYGDEVTHQAVMESFAEPFDLLLGRKTYEIFAAHWPFTGDDGPIAEAFNRVTKYVASRSGIALDWQNSVSLGDDVVARLTALKREDGPRLLIQGSADLIQTLLRHDLIDEMKLMIFPLVLGKGKRLFGEGAMPAAMRVIDSKVSPTGVMIGRYRRDGAVKPGSFAMAQPSQAEIARRQKWAAEG from the coding sequence ATGAGAGAGATCGTTGCCGCGACCTTCCTGTCGCTCGACGGCGTCATGCAGGCGCCGGGCGGACCGGACGAAGACACGACCGGCGGGTTCAAGCTCGGCGGCTGGATCGTCAATTACGGGGACGAGGTCACCCACCAGGCGGTCATGGAAAGCTTCGCCGAGCCTTTCGACCTGCTGCTCGGGCGCAAGACCTACGAGATCTTCGCCGCGCATTGGCCTTTCACCGGGGATGACGGCCCGATCGCGGAGGCCTTCAACCGCGTCACCAAATATGTCGCGTCCCGTTCCGGGATTGCGCTCGACTGGCAGAACTCGGTTTCGCTCGGCGACGACGTCGTGGCGCGGCTGACAGCGCTGAAGCGCGAGGACGGGCCGCGGCTCCTGATCCAGGGCAGCGCCGATCTGATCCAGACCCTGCTCCGGCACGATCTGATCGATGAGATGAAGCTCATGATCTTTCCGCTTGTGCTGGGCAAGGGCAAGCGACTCTTCGGCGAAGGGGCGATGCCGGCGGCGATGCGCGTCATCGACAGCAAGGTGTCGCCGACCGGGGTCATGATCGGCCGCTATCGCCGCGACGGCGCGGTCAAGCCGGGCTCCTTCGCGATGGCGCAGCCGTCGCAGGCCGAGATCGCGCGTCGCCAGAAATGGGCGGCGGAAGGCTGA
- a CDS encoding YciI family protein translates to MRVMVLVKADKDSEAGIMPSEELLTRMGAYNEELVKAGIMLAGDGLHPSSKGIRMRFSGSERTITDGPFAETKELLCGFWIWQVKSFDEAVEWLKRAPFDGGTEIELRRVFEMEDFGEALTPELRAQEERIQAGAAKLAG, encoded by the coding sequence ATGCGTGTGATGGTTCTGGTCAAGGCCGACAAGGACAGCGAAGCCGGCATCATGCCGAGCGAAGAGCTTCTCACCCGGATGGGAGCCTATAACGAGGAGCTGGTGAAGGCCGGCATCATGCTGGCCGGCGATGGTCTGCACCCGAGCTCGAAGGGCATCCGCATGCGCTTCTCGGGCAGCGAGCGGACGATCACGGACGGCCCCTTCGCCGAGACCAAGGAGCTGCTCTGCGGCTTCTGGATCTGGCAGGTGAAGTCCTTCGACGAGGCGGTCGAGTGGCTGAAGCGCGCGCCCTTCGACGGCGGCACCGAGATCGAACTGCGCCGCGTCTTCGAGATGGAGGATTTCGGCGAGGCGCTGACGCCGGAGCTGCGCGCGCAGGAAGAGCGCATTCAGGCCGGCGCGGCGAAGCTCGCCGGCTGA
- a CDS encoding dihydroorotase produces the protein MPQTYDVILKGGTVVNQDGRVARDIGITGGKIMALGDLSRASAGEVVDCTGLHILPGVIDSQVHFREPGLDHKEDLETGSRAAALGGVTCVFEMPNTIPQTTTPEALADKIRRGRHRMHCDFAFWVGGTHENAADVPELERLPGAAGIKVFMGSSTGDLLVEDDKGVAEILKRTRRRAAFHSEDEMMLRERMGLRVEGDPSSHPVWRSPEVALTCTTRLVRIARETGARVHILHISTGDEMLFLKDHKDVATVEVLPNHLTLVAPDCYERLGTYAQMNPPIRDDSHRQRIWWGVEQGIVDVLGSDHAPHTHEEKHHAYPASHSGMPGVQTLVPIMLDHVNAGRLSLERFVDLTSAGPQRIFGLEGKGRIAVGYDADLTIVDLKRRQTITNDWIASKCGWTPYDGVTVTGWPVGTFVRGLKVMWEGELTTPSQGEPARFLEALPRGA, from the coding sequence ATGCCCCAGACCTATGACGTCATCCTCAAGGGCGGCACGGTGGTGAACCAGGATGGTCGCGTCGCGCGGGACATCGGCATCACCGGCGGCAAGATCATGGCTCTGGGCGATCTCTCGCGGGCCTCGGCCGGTGAGGTGGTCGACTGCACCGGCCTGCACATCCTGCCCGGCGTGATCGACAGCCAGGTGCATTTCCGCGAGCCGGGGCTCGATCACAAGGAAGATCTGGAGACGGGCTCGCGCGCTGCTGCGCTCGGCGGTGTGACCTGCGTCTTCGAGATGCCGAACACGATTCCACAGACGACGACGCCGGAGGCACTGGCCGACAAGATCAGGCGCGGCCGCCACCGCATGCATTGCGATTTCGCCTTCTGGGTCGGTGGCACGCACGAGAACGCGGCCGATGTGCCGGAGCTGGAGCGCCTGCCGGGCGCAGCCGGCATCAAGGTCTTCATGGGCTCCTCGACCGGCGACCTCCTCGTCGAGGACGACAAGGGAGTCGCCGAGATCCTGAAGCGCACGCGCCGTCGCGCTGCCTTCCACTCGGAAGACGAGATGATGCTGCGCGAGCGCATGGGGCTGCGTGTCGAGGGCGACCCGTCGAGCCATCCGGTCTGGCGCTCGCCCGAGGTGGCGCTGACCTGCACGACGCGGCTGGTGCGGATCGCGCGGGAGACCGGGGCGCGGGTGCACATCCTGCACATCTCGACCGGGGACGAGATGCTGTTCCTGAAGGACCATAAGGATGTCGCGACCGTCGAGGTGCTGCCGAACCATCTGACCCTCGTTGCGCCGGATTGCTACGAGCGGCTCGGCACCTACGCCCAGATGAATCCGCCGATCCGCGACGACAGCCATCGCCAGCGCATCTGGTGGGGCGTTGAGCAAGGCATCGTCGACGTGCTCGGCTCGGATCACGCGCCGCATACCCATGAGGAGAAGCACCATGCCTATCCGGCGAGCCATTCCGGCATGCCGGGCGTGCAGACGCTGGTGCCGATCATGCTGGATCATGTGAATGCCGGCCGGCTTTCGCTGGAGCGCTTCGTCGACCTGACCAGCGCTGGCCCGCAGCGCATCTTCGGGCTCGAAGGCAAGGGGCGGATCGCGGTGGGCTATGACGCCGACCTTACCATCGTCGACCTCAAGCGCAGACAGACGATCACCAATGACTGGATCGCCTCGAAATGCGGCTGGACTCCCTATGACGGCGTCACTGTCACCGGCTGGCCGGTCGGCACCTTCGTGCGCGGCCTCAAGGTGATGTGGGAGGGTGAATTGACAACCCCGTCGCAGGGCGAGCCGGCCCGCTTCCTGGAGGCGCTGCCACGCGGCGCCTGA
- a CDS encoding RNA polymerase sigma factor, with translation MLGSDAHRTVETVWRMEAPKLIAGLARLTRDVGRAEELAQDALVAALKQWPEEGVPRNPAAWLMQVAKHRAADAARHEIMARRKQDEIGRDIESEGPAMPDLDEALDDEVGDDLLRLIFTACHPVLPKEARLALTLRLLGGLTTEEIARAFLVPEPTMAQRIVRAKKTLSEAKVPYDVPAGAELGERLASVLEVIYLIFNEGYAATAGQDWVRPALCEEALRLGRILAARAPEEPEVHGLVALMELQASRLRARVGPEGEPILLLDQNRARWDRLLIGRGLAALERAQRLAGTSPGPYLLQAALAACHARARTAEETDWQRIAALYAVLGRVMPSPIVELNRAVAVGMAEGPAAGLELVEALGTEPALKRYHLLPSVRGDLLSKLGRHREAAEAFEEAVALTGNVKERVLMEERAAAARAAME, from the coding sequence ATGTTGGGCAGCGATGCACACCGCACCGTCGAAACGGTCTGGCGCATGGAGGCGCCGAAGCTGATCGCGGGGCTTGCGCGATTGACGCGGGATGTCGGCCGCGCCGAGGAGTTGGCGCAGGACGCTCTCGTCGCGGCGCTGAAGCAATGGCCCGAGGAGGGCGTACCGCGCAATCCGGCGGCCTGGCTGATGCAGGTCGCCAAGCACCGCGCAGCCGACGCCGCCCGCCACGAGATCATGGCCCGGCGCAAGCAGGACGAAATCGGTCGCGACATCGAAAGCGAAGGGCCGGCGATGCCCGATCTCGATGAGGCGCTCGACGACGAGGTCGGCGACGACCTCTTGCGGTTGATCTTCACCGCCTGCCACCCGGTCCTGCCCAAGGAAGCACGGCTTGCATTGACCTTGCGGCTGCTCGGCGGGCTGACGACCGAGGAGATCGCCCGCGCCTTCCTGGTGCCGGAGCCGACGATGGCGCAACGCATCGTGCGGGCGAAGAAGACGCTGAGCGAAGCGAAGGTTCCCTATGACGTTCCGGCCGGCGCCGAGCTTGGAGAGCGGCTCGCCTCGGTGCTGGAGGTGATCTACCTGATCTTCAACGAGGGCTATGCCGCGACCGCCGGGCAGGACTGGGTGCGGCCGGCGCTATGCGAGGAGGCGCTGAGGCTGGGGCGTATCCTGGCAGCGCGGGCTCCGGAGGAGCCGGAGGTGCATGGTCTGGTCGCGCTGATGGAATTGCAGGCCTCGCGGCTCCGAGCGCGTGTCGGTCCCGAGGGTGAGCCGATTCTGCTGCTCGACCAGAATCGCGCACGCTGGGACCGGTTGCTGATCGGGCGTGGGCTTGCCGCGCTGGAGCGGGCGCAGCGGCTCGCCGGCACTTCGCCGGGGCCTTACCTGCTGCAGGCCGCACTGGCCGCCTGCCATGCGCGCGCTCGGACGGCGGAGGAGACCGACTGGCAGCGAATCGCGGCGCTCTATGCGGTACTCGGCCGGGTGATGCCGTCCCCGATCGTCGAGCTCAACCGGGCCGTGGCGGTCGGCATGGCGGAAGGGCCGGCAGCGGGGCTGGAACTGGTCGAGGCGCTAGGCACGGAACCGGCGCTCAAGCGCTATCATCTGCTGCCGAGCGTGCGCGGCGACCTGTTGTCCAAGCTCGGCCGGCATCGGGAAGCGGCGGAGGCGTTCGAGGAGGCCGTCGCGCTGACTGGTAACGTCAAGGAACGGGTGCTGATGGAGGAGCGGGCGGCGGCGGCGCGGGCCGCGATGGAATAG
- a CDS encoding YciI family protein: MRFMVMVKATKDSEAGAPPTRELLDAMMAYNEELVKAGIMKGGDGLQPSAKGVRVQFDGTKRSVVDGPFAETKELVAGYWLWECQSLDEAIAWVKRCPNPMPGPSEIEIRPLFELADFGDVVTPDAAAKWDRLKNEVGGQG; encoded by the coding sequence ATGCGTTTCATGGTGATGGTCAAGGCGACCAAGGACAGCGAAGCCGGCGCGCCGCCGACCCGCGAGCTGCTCGATGCGATGATGGCTTACAACGAAGAACTGGTGAAAGCCGGCATCATGAAGGGTGGCGACGGGCTGCAGCCGAGCGCGAAGGGCGTGCGCGTGCAGTTCGACGGCACCAAGCGCTCCGTCGTCGACGGGCCCTTCGCCGAGACCAAGGAGCTCGTCGCCGGCTACTGGCTGTGGGAGTGCCAGTCGCTCGACGAGGCGATCGCCTGGGTCAAGCGCTGTCCGAACCCGATGCCAGGCCCGTCCGAGATCGAGATTCGGCCGCTCTTCGAGCTTGCCGATTTCGGCGATGTCGTCACGCCGGACGCCGCGGCGAAGTGGGACCGCCTCAAGAACGAGGTCGGCGGCCAGGGCTGA
- the aceB gene encoding malate synthase A yields MSDIPALSLPPGVAIKGAVQPRFDEILTPEALAFVAELHRRFNETRKRLLAVRAERQKRFDAGETPDFLAETRHIREGDWSVAPIPADLQDRRVEITGPVDRKMIINALNSGAKVFMADFEDASSPVWTNMVEGQINLRDRWANRIDFTDPASGKDYKLGAKPAVLIIRPRGWHLPERHIEIDGEEASGSLVDFGLYVFHNAKAALAAGSGPYFYLPKLESHLEARLWNDVFVAAQSALGLKNGTIKATVLIETLPAAFEMDEILYELREHMAGLNCGRWDYIFSFIKKLARNKAYVLPDRSQVVMSKAFLRAYSLLLIKTCHKRGAFAMGGMAAQIPVKNNPEANAAAFAKVRADKEREAGDGHDGTWVAHPDLVPVAMEVFDRLMPQANQLGKTRDDVNIGTTDLLEVHQGTRTEEGFRENIRVGVQYIEAWLRGRGAVPIYNMMEDAATAEISRAQIWQFVQYGVELEGGVKADADLFKRCLPEEMERVKGELGADVYAKGRFPEAIALFEKLSLAPNFEDFLTVPAYAKLS; encoded by the coding sequence ATGTCGGACATCCCCGCTCTCTCCCTGCCGCCGGGCGTCGCCATCAAGGGCGCCGTGCAACCGCGCTTCGACGAGATTCTCACCCCGGAAGCGCTCGCCTTCGTCGCTGAGCTGCATCGCCGCTTCAACGAGACGCGCAAGCGGCTGCTTGCGGTTCGCGCCGAGCGCCAGAAGCGCTTCGACGCCGGCGAGACGCCGGATTTCCTGGCCGAGACCAGGCACATCCGCGAAGGCGACTGGAGCGTCGCGCCGATCCCGGCCGATCTGCAGGACCGCCGTGTCGAGATCACCGGCCCCGTCGACCGCAAGATGATCATCAACGCCCTGAACTCCGGCGCGAAGGTCTTCATGGCCGATTTCGAGGACGCCTCCTCCCCGGTCTGGACCAATATGGTCGAGGGCCAGATCAACCTCAGGGATCGCTGGGCCAACAGGATCGACTTCACCGATCCGGCGAGCGGCAAGGACTACAAGCTCGGCGCCAAGCCGGCCGTGCTGATCATCCGCCCGCGCGGCTGGCATCTGCCGGAGCGCCACATCGAGATCGACGGCGAGGAGGCCTCCGGCTCCCTGGTCGATTTCGGGCTCTATGTCTTCCACAACGCCAAGGCTGCGCTGGCCGCCGGCTCCGGCCCTTATTTCTACCTGCCGAAGCTGGAGAGCCATCTCGAAGCCCGGCTCTGGAACGATGTCTTCGTTGCCGCGCAGTCGGCGCTCGGCCTCAAGAACGGCACGATCAAGGCGACCGTCCTGATCGAGACCCTGCCGGCGGCCTTCGAGATGGACGAGATCCTCTACGAATTGCGCGAGCATATGGCCGGGCTGAACTGCGGCCGCTGGGACTACATCTTCTCCTTCATCAAGAAGCTCGCCCGCAACAAGGCCTATGTCCTGCCGGATCGCTCGCAGGTCGTGATGTCGAAGGCCTTCCTGCGTGCCTACTCGCTGCTGCTGATCAAGACCTGCCACAAGCGCGGCGCCTTCGCGATGGGCGGCATGGCGGCGCAGATCCCGGTCAAGAACAACCCCGAGGCCAACGCCGCCGCCTTCGCCAAGGTCAGGGCCGACAAGGAGCGCGAGGCCGGCGACGGGCATGACGGCACCTGGGTCGCCCATCCCGACCTCGTCCCGGTCGCCATGGAGGTGTTCGACCGGCTGATGCCGCAGGCAAACCAGCTCGGCAAGACGCGCGACGACGTAAACATCGGCACGACGGATCTGCTCGAGGTCCATCAGGGCACGCGCACCGAGGAAGGCTTCCGCGAGAACATCCGCGTCGGCGTCCAGTACATTGAGGCCTGGCTGCGCGGCCGCGGCGCGGTGCCGATCTACAACATGATGGAAGACGCTGCGACCGCTGAGATCAGCCGCGCCCAGATCTGGCAGTTCGTCCAGTATGGCGTCGAACTCGAAGGCGGAGTGAAGGCCGATGCCGACCTGTTCAAGCGCTGCCTGCCCGAGGAGATGGAGCGGGTGAAGGGCGAGCTCGGGGCGGACGTCTATGCCAAGGGCCGTTTTCCGGAAGCGATCGCACTCTTCGAGAAGCTCTCGCTGGCGCCGAACTTCGAGGACTTCCTCACGGTGCCGGCCTACGCCAAGCTGAGCTGA